TGCCTTCTTATTTAAGTGGGACAGTCACATAAGAATGGAATTTCTGCTCAGGGAACTAGAAGGGTAGGGCAGTATGAGAGGGAGTCACATTTCATTCACAATATAGTTACTGTATGAGGGTATGAAATGGAAGTAAGTAATAGACCATCTTTTTTAGTACCCAGCAACTTTTCTTCAGGAGTCTCCTCTCTATTGCTATGCTTCTAACTATAGATAGCTACTGGATTTTACCAGTGCATAAGTATTTAGATTCCACTGAATTTTTTCATCTCTCAGATATGTCAAATCTAACTGTAAATCAGCAAGGTGTTTAGTGTTCAGAGAAAATGGGGAATTTTCACAAGTTATTCCTTAGTTCCATGTCTGTTATATACAAGCGATAATAGGACATGTTGgggaataaaaaatgataataataaaagaccAAATTGAGCTTATAGATCTTTAGGCTGAAACTGATTCCATGGCCTTTgatcctaaaaaaacaaaatagtatttttttaattttatttttacttttgaaataccAGTGTTGCTCTTTATCACTTCTCAGTTTAAAACTGCATGGAAAAAGACCTTTTCACTGTTGATTAACTTTGTTTTAGATCTAGGAAATAAGGTTTGGTACTATGTACTGCTCTTGTATAGGTCTGTAGAAATAAATCTCAGACTCTTAAACAACTTTTTATAGGCTTTCTTATAAAGAAAAGTAACTAATACAGTGATCCTTTAGAAATGTCTATGTTTACAACTGGATGTGGTAGCAACAGAGATGGCTCCTTCATGaagatatctatttttaaaaatttttaaatgtttatttatttttgagagacagagagacagagcatgagcaggggaggggcagagagagagagggagacacagaatctgaaggaggttccaggctctgagctgtcagcacagacactgacatggggctcgcactcacgagctgtgagatcatgacctgagccaaagttggatgcttaaccaactgagccacccaggcaccccaagacatcTCTAGTTGAGCTTGAGCCAGATATAAAGTATTTGGAATAGACATCTTGGGTGAAGACCTGGATTCTGTTGGCAATGGGAGTTCTGAAAATGCTGACAATATGTATAGTACATGACCCAAACTTCCTGAGGCCTATCCTACCCAAGCATGTAGAACTGAGTAAAGCATGACTGAATATTCAAAAGGAAAGTGTACAGCAAGCCTATCAACCCCAAAGGGAAAATCTGGTGTTTAATTGACAAGAAATATATCACTTCCCCCAGGAGTATTTGGGTCTCCTCTAAGAATAAACTTTTTCAAATGTGTACAGTAGTACAAGTGATAAACctaccatattttaaaagtagtgtCAATTTTGTCTAAAAGTCCACAAAGCTTATGTGATGTTTACAGAAGGAAAACCACTGGTCTTCATAAAAAGACCTAAGAAGAGGCCTGTTTTAGGAAAACTTAGATTAGCACATAGACCATGTTTAAGCCAGGTCTAAAGCACTGAGCCTTCTGTTGTCTCCCAAAATGATGCTGACAATGCCATTAATCAGTGTTATTAATTCAGATACCACTAACTTGGAATTGATTGCCTTAGAATTTAGTGGATGCAAGTTTATCTATGGGAAATCTATGAAAAAGGGACTTGGCTGAGTATTATGAGACCTAATTGGGGTGTCGGTTGGGGAGAGCAAATgttataatttaagaaaactatTTCCTTATATGTTCTAAACCACCAAGCATCCATGCACCCATGCTAACAGTTAAGGATCATTTTGACTTATTTCTCATGCAAATGTTGGGGTCTCTATTGGGAATAATGTTAGCTTACATCTTACAACTGAACAcatcaaaaagtaaaatttccttttaagcCATTCTGCAAGTCAGTTACCTGCTACACACCATCTCTTTCCTCTCGACAGGGTCTTAATTCTCAACTGTGACAACATTACCACTTTGTTCTCACGCTATAGCCGTGAGGGTGGAAAAGTAGGGGAGGTTGATCATTAAGGAGAATGGAACAGTGGAATCAGCCTACTATCTCAGCTGGAAGGCAACATTTCTCAAGTTAAATCCcattctagaaaaataatatattttttctcttgcctACATTCTGGGCTGCCTGATATGCATATACTGGTTGCTTAATCAGTAAGGGCCATAAATCACCTTCCAGACTCTTAAGTGGGAGGGGGGTGTCCCAGACTCACCCATTTAAACCAACAGAAAAAGAAGCATAGCCTTTTTGGGACAAGGATCATTGTGGGTGCCATAGGTACACCTAGCATGGAAACAGATAAGTAGCTCACCGTTGCTTACAGCAGCCTGCTTCTTTTGTGCTGGCCTTGGAGATACCTGTGTCCCCAAAGATGCCCATGCTCCCAGAGATGCTGATGTTTTCAGAGCAGTCCATAGTCTCAGAGATATCCACGTTGCCAGAGATGCCTGTGGCCCCATAGATGCCCCTCGATTCAGAGATGCCCATGTTTCCAGAGAATCCCATATCCCCAGAAATGTTTATGGCCCTAAGGCTGCCTATGATCCCACAACAGTCATGGTGAAAGTCTGCACACTGTCTTTTCACCTGATCCATCTGAGCCTGGAAGCCTCCTTCACTGGATATGGTGCCATTCTCCATCAAGGTGTTCAGGTATCCATCAATACCCATAAAGTCAAGAGGATTGGTCAAAGAACTTCCCAGATGCTGAGATAATAAATTCCCTAATTGAGAGCATGTACAGACTTCTTTTGGTGGCTCATCATGGGCTTGCAGTTTCTGTCATGGGAGCAAGGAATGGTTGAAAAGAAttaggaataggaaaaaaaaacctaagtaaaTATCACAATGACCTGCAGGGATCCTGATGCTGTCACTAATATGGCATAGTGTAACCTTTTCCCCCCACCTTACCCCCAAACATCTTTTCTTCATTACTTGACATAGTGCTTCAAAGGCTTACCACTAAAGAAGCATCTTGTATCTATAAAAGTCCtcttttctaataaatataattctattACTGGGAACAGGGAGGGCAAGGGAGAGGATCAGTAAGATACATTAAGCACCTCTAAGTGCTGGAGACTTTATATATACTATTTCCTTTTATACTTATAATAATTCTGTTGGTTAGGTATTAGCTGTATTTTGCAAGCAAGAAACCTGAGAATAGGAGAATTTAAATAAGACTAAATTTCACACATTGTAGAAATGCTAGAGCTGAGATCTGACCCTGCCTCTTAATACCAAGTTCTATCACCTAATACCTCACGCTATCTCCAATGGATATTTTCACTTTCAGAAATAACACAATGACTCAATGATACTTTACAATGGTGATTCTTAACCTTGAGGGGGGGGGCATAGACTACCttgaaaatctgaagaaaataatgagCTTTCTTCTCAGAAAACtgcatgtatgcacatgtgtgtacatgagACAACACACATACAGTTTTAGGTATAATATCAAGGGCTTCATAGATTCCCCCAAAGGTACCTGAGGACACTTATAGTTTCATGGACTCAAGTCAGGAGCTCCAGTTGTAGGGTATAAGCATaccattttcatgtttttggaaattagaaaatcacacacacacacacacacacaatcgtGATAACctttgaagaaaggaaatgaatgggTAGATGGCTAGGGGAGTCTtttaaactttccattttgtattttttttgtattctgcaTATTTCAACTTTACATTTGTACTACCTTTCTAAAGCTCTCAACAGGGAAAGTCTTCTGGGAAGGTGGCAAAGTAGGAAGATCCTAAGCTTACCTCGTCCCATGGGCACAACTAGACAACAGCCACATCAGTGCAACTAACCCATAGAGTGActtgaagactggcagaacagatctTACACTGTTATTC
This region of Acinonyx jubatus isolate Ajub_Pintada_27869175 chromosome X, VMU_Ajub_asm_v1.0, whole genome shotgun sequence genomic DNA includes:
- the MTMR8 gene encoding myotubularin-related protein 8 isoform X1, yielding MLESDMHKLEKKLQAHDEPPKEVCTCSQLGNLLSQHLGSSLTNPLDFMGIDGYLNTLMENGTISSEGGFQAQMDQVKRQCADFHHDCCGIIGSLRAINISGDMGFSGNMGISESRGIYGATGISGNVDISETMDCSENISISGSMGIFGDTGISKASTKEAGCCKQRELETHDFHPNSKKRVEQIEDPQLF